The following is a genomic window from Bombus pyrosoma isolate SC7728 linkage group LG5, ASM1482585v1, whole genome shotgun sequence.
aaaaatatattaagaaacgTTAACTGAATAGTGCcgttttttataacaatttttacactttACATTCTTAGGTAATTTACTAAtcaagtttctttctttttttgtagaaTTGGTATTTTTAACAGCTCTATGCTTTTACGGAGTGATAGCACAGAATTGCGAAGACAATAAAGAAGAACAATGTAGTGCTACAACTTCAGCTTCTTTTAATCAAGACAAAGATTGGGAATCAGCTACTTCCATTTATGACTTTCATGCTACAGATATACATGGAAAGGAAGTTATGCTGAATAAATATCGTGGGCATGTTTGTATAATTGTTAATGTTGCTAGCAACTGTGGATTTACAGATACACATTATAAAGAACTAGTacaattgtatgaaaaatacagTAAGGTGGAAGGTTTAAGGATTCTAGCATTCCCATCGAATCAATTTGGTGGCCAAGAACCAGGCAATTCCATAGAAATcttaaattttgtcaaaaaatataacgttacttttGATCTGTTTCAAAAGATTGATGTTAATGGAGATAATGCGCATCCATTATGGAAATGGTTGAAGACACAGGCAGGTGGATTCATAACTGATAGCATCAAATGGAACTTTACTAAATTCATCATTAACAAAGAAGGACAAGTTGTTGCCAGACATGCACCAACTACCAGTCCTCTTGAAATGGAATCAGAATTGAAGAAGTATTTCTAAGTTCCCTTATACTATTGCTTTCTTAATTCAGTTTTAATTATCAGCAATAGTTTTGTCGTATATTATGTTTTTGACATCCTTTGCAttatcgatagaaataaaaattgttcctATACAATgagattgaattttttcttaagATTTAagacattatacatatatatgaaacgatatacaaataaatagtttTCTCCATAGTTTACAAAcagttttattcatttaacgTTTTAACATTTCTATACGACATGGTACaccttatttattatatagatcTCTAACAATATAAATGTAGACTGTACAAGACGCGGTTTGATCGTTGGAACCCAACGAAATTACGACTTATgtgtttatattaaatatgtagaaagcatatttttcaatcggtaatgtatatataggaaaatattacaaaacaaatCGACTTTGTTTTCGTAGCTATCTAAAcgatattttcactttttcttaAATCGCTATCTTATCATATCAAAATGATACTTGACCCCGCtatgtacaaattttaatacaacgtgCGCAATTCTACTGATCGAATCATATTAAATGATCGGTGCGATGAAGGAGTTGTAACTTTCCTTTTATCAGAACTTCAAAATACGTACACGAGTATACATAtaagtatacgtatattatttttaatcatcgtAGGTACTTGGTGATGTTCGTTCTTCGTACTGCACCTTCTATtatatcgatcgtttctttcaatCGAGAACCACCTTCGACGATGCCGGAAAAACCGAAcgaacatataaataaataaaacataataaattatagaaccTTAAACGGTTTCTTTGACGTTGCTGTTGATGGTGGCCATTTCGTGGTCCGTGTTTTTGTTCCTACCGTTCGATATCGTAACGATGTCTTCACAGGtctggaaatttataaaagcttGATTGCTTGTCGGCAATTGGCATTAGAACGCACGGATGACGAATGCTACGAATGACAGTAAAACTGTCCACGATTATCGTATTAAAACAATGAGAGTGAATTACCCATAGTCTCTTGTTGTAATTCTACCTTGTAGGAAGGATTGTCGTACGCCGACGTGCTTTTACGGGAAGATATGTCAGCCTTACTGCTAGTTCTCCTTTTCATGAGCATCATTAAGAGGATCAGGGTCGATAGGATAGCGAGAGATGCGACGATAGCTACCACTACCAAAGGCCCGTAATAATCGCCCTCGTGAAGGGGCAACGATGCAAGTTTCCCTGCTGAAAAATCGGAACGTTCAGTTTTACGTTAGAATCACTGTTATTTccagttttatttaattttttaattatacgtgTACCTTGTTGCGATACCGTGGCCGGCAAAAGTACACCGGGTTTAGTGACGAAATCTTGCACGTTgctcttttttattcttccgtTTGTCAGGTAAACTTCGAGCCACAAACGATACCTGGTACCTGGTTTAAGATCGCTGATCACCGTCTTCGGATGCAAGTCGCTCTTGGCGATCTTGAACGTGCTTGTGTCTTCCTTGCCACTGTCACTTTGATAAATCGCTCGATAAATATTCACGTACTTGTCTTCCGGATAAGGTACTCCGGTCCAAGTTACTTCCACACCTGTCGACTTGATCGTCTTGATCTCCACTTTCACGTCGAACGAGTATGGATTCGGCTCCATCGAGGTAGTCACTTCAATCTTCCAGGGGAATATTACGATGTTATTATTACAGGGCGATAGTATTAAAAGAGAATTTGCAGCGGTGAATTTGACGCTTATGAAACTAACCTTATAGCAATTATTATGACAATTACTATTAACCTCAACCTTTCatttcgtaaatttatttaacgatttattttataaatactcaCTGTTTTCTCGTTGACCAGCTCTGTCAATTGTCCTGGGAATGGAACGAAGAGGATTCCGATCTCGTAGGCGGTCGATGGACGAAGATTCTCGATCACGTAATTCCTCACCGCTCTGTGGATCAACGGTGTTCCGGCGTAAACCTTGGCGTCGTTTTCTTTGTATCTTAACTGAACGCCGTCGATAAATTGTGACTCGTATTCCGTGAATTTCCTCCACATCACGTTGATCCACGTGGAATTTGTCTCTGTGACATGGAGCTCAGCGTCAATCGGTATTTGAGGCGGCAGCGTGGTCGCTTCCATACGTTTCTCCAGCGTTCTCACGCTGTAGATTTTGCTGGTGGGACTGCTGGCCAAATCCTTCAGTTTCACCGTGATCTTCACTTTGTACTCGGTAGAAGGCTTCAAATCGCCCAGCTCGAACTCGAGCTGCGGAGTTGCGATCAGGTCGTTTGGTGGCGCGAATACTTGCGACTTCCAGGTAGATACATCGAAATTCCTGCGTGATAGAAAGCGAaagtacacatatatacatatatattatataggatgtatatatacgtatatatttagaaCATCGCAGGGTTTAGCAGCCAAACTTTGTCTGTGTATTCTATAAGTATAGTCAAGCAAACAATGTTATAACATAGATCATTTAAGACTCTACTAAAAagttacgataaaaatacgaaataatatcgtttctaattttatgCCATTGGATTTTTTCGTGTGCACAACATGTGTCGATGTCGTGTGGTGAATTGATACAAAGAGTTGATTGATACGAAGACAATCGAGAcgaagtaaaattgaaatgagCTTCGTAGGATAATAAAGCTTTTATTGCTAATCTTATATCGACAGAAATCGAGCACCAGTAGCAAATTATTATGTCGAttgtatatcgtatttttatcacttactaactttttaataaagctCGGAATAACCTACGTTtatagcaatattttttattcctctaATTTCTGAATGatcttcgattaattttgataCTGATATAAAGTACGTTTTATCATTGGTGTATCGCAGCTCGACGCGTCCATGAAGTCCAACTAGAACCTGCGGCACCGTGAAAACGAGCCGAACGGTGTTCTCGTCGAGAGCCTCGAGCACCTGCACGGTGACCTCGTCCAAGGAGGAAGCAACAGGGAATCCAGGAATGGCACCAGGCAATGGAAAGCCCGCTGGCGCGTTGTGCTCCATACCTAGATTTCACGAACAAAggtatttatttcaatcacATTGAAACGTCGTTGTATAGGCCTGACGATTCCAAGTAGCACGAATAACTCGagcgataaattaataatatcacaAAAAATCAGTTTTGTCATCGTAAAAGTCTTCATGACTCGTTCAGAGATTATCAGAAACCTTCGAACGCGTTCATCAAATTGGTTTTTGGTTTCCTCGAATATTTATAGGGACTCGAGACCACGTGGAACaatgaagaaacgaaagttaatggaagaaaaagacgaatcGTTCACGAATTCCATAAAAGATTGTTGCTGAACAGGGACGAACCTGACTGGTTGGGCGTTTGTGCTGCGAACGGATGATTCAAGTGCGTGAGTCCTGAATGCGGTATATGAGCGTCAATGTGAAGCGGCAGAGTGGCAGTTGCGCCACTCGCCACGTTATGGGGTATGGCTGGCTGTCCGGGATAATGTTGGAACGGTCCAGGATTGGGATCGTGTTGCCCGATATGAGCTAAGAGTTCTTCGATCTGCTGGGGAGAGTTCGGTATGTCTGACGTGTGTATGTGATAGGTCGTCTGACCGTTTTCGTTCTTCTGTGTGTAAATATGCGGTTTAGCGGGTTTCTTTGGTCCGTTAGCTGGGACAAAGTATCCAGGCTGTATCTGATTGTTGGACGTGTGTTTCTGACCAGATATCTGTTGATGGATATCGTACAAGCCGGGGTGACCCTCAGGTGGAGCGTGTTCCAATTGAACGAGGCCCGGATGTTGAAGGTTGATCAGATGATACAGTTCCTCAGGAAGAATCTCCTGATCTGGATTTCGTTGGCCCTGTTTCGGTCGACCACCCAATCCTGCCGGAGGCTTGTCGCTGGCGGAAGCTTTCTTTTTTGGATTTACCGGAACGATCACATTCGGGTCGACGTTGTCCGGAACGTTGAGCGTCGAACCTCTGTAAGGTGGACCAACCGCGGCAGAGTTGTCTAGTTGCGCGTTAAAACCATCCGGTGGAACACCCTGACCGTTGTTGGCGGTCGCGATCGTGAATCCTGGTCCCATTTCTTGCTGTGGGTTCAACGGAACGAACTGCGGCTGATCCGTCGCATAAGGAACCTTTTGCACCGGTGGTAGCTTGTTGGGATTCACAGGCCCAGGGACGAATTGGTGATTCTCGTTTCCATTCGCGTTTACGTTTGCGTTCATGTTGGCGCCCATCGAGGAGCCAGCCGTGTCCAAGAATTTGTCCGGAGCCAACGGGCCAGGGAAATAGTCGTCTTTATGCGGTTTCGAGATTGGCTCGACCGGTTTCTTTGCGTCCGACTTGGTCTTGATGGCCTTTTCTTTGAGACGTTCAGTTGGCGTCGAAGGTTTTTCGGTATGAGAGGGTAAATGGAACACGTTCTCTATGGTAGGATGCGTAGGCTTGTAATCGGGACTGTATGGTCCGTTGTATGGTACGGTTGGGTGTCCAGGATCCATGGGGTAATGGAAGAGTCCATGAGTGGTGGTGTCTGTGTGCGCGTGAGCGTCTTTCGAATCTTCCCACAACGAGGAAGTCGCTGGATCCAGTTGGTGGCCGAGCCCAGCCGAATCCGACTTGTTAATCGGTCTTTTGTTATCGTCGATCGTTTGCCGATTGAACGCGTCTGTGGCTAAGGGGCCGGGAAACGCGGGCGTCGCGTTCGTTCCTGCAATGAGTAATAAAGTCGATTGTCACAGAAGTGGTCGTCGAATCGTACAGTGTCGACCAGCCGTCCGAATTCTTCATGCATATTTACAGCGAGAGGTCCGAGTATGTACAAGCGTAGCCGTACAAAGCATGCATTTACAGCTTCTCCTTC
Proteins encoded in this region:
- the LOC122567717 gene encoding probable phospholipid hydroperoxide glutathione peroxidase, coding for MQKLVFLTALCFYGVIAQNCEDNKEEQCSATTSASFNQDKDWESATSIYDFHATDIHGKEVMLNKYRGHVCIIVNVASNCGFTDTHYKELVQLYEKYSKVEGLRILAFPSNQFGGQEPGNSIEILNFVKKYNVTFDLFQKIDVNGDNAHPLWKWLKTQAGGFITDSIKWNFTKFIINKEGQVVARHAPTTSPLEMESELKKYF
- the LOC122567719 gene encoding putative epidermal cell surface receptor, with translation MRIQERCFLRAIAGLCLIGGVVALSSAADVETPIQTTTGAVIEEIPAVEPLHGDARNETIDRKSEYPSKEQDSKTTIEPKKKPIDFKVKTEQKYQKTFKDDELKRGESNDAATTVTTMPMSSSSSLSSKSVEEATTRSMETVAATIPFLFRGEPIVTATNFSIPIESSTSDYSSSTESSTESVHAMEETTAARGRALNMSAPEPTNSLHSNITDLSDVSMDDDDKEVEGGEYVASHNETAINISSTLLSTMNVCVEGNRTYTIGEKIVRGCEEKCVCGENGVAVDCKPLCSSPYVRANRGVEDPLCQEKIVNEEACCAILVCAADSAPEPEETCVFGNKTIMRGQRVEDGCSRVCICEAGGNLKCQQRCPPNDTISVTNQHDRCVVLTDPRDACCTITLCDVTLGDHEIKPESSTDLAVNLTDVKVLNSTAIKLKLSAKNPQDVTVEISDNNHVWRQQKPDKEGIISNLDPAHSYYVRVTDGTRTGPALQVFLPAEVIKTNISDKMADKSSCSHMGKTYKMGAEWYDECISFCTCTEGGKTECLTIECPTDFGLDVLDPHCLDWETVPPNFVPKPPHCCPQEVRCRNNGSCNYEGNTYDNWSELPANVTGCEKRCYCEMGNVSCQAACPPVPALPPATLPCPPYQAALMHLPGDECCLEWSCSHPSNQSPGTNATPAFPGPLATDAFNRQTIDDNKRPINKSDSAGLGHQLDPATSSLWEDSKDAHAHTDTTTHGLFHYPMDPGHPTVPYNGPYSPDYKPTHPTIENVFHLPSHTEKPSTPTERLKEKAIKTKSDAKKPVEPISKPHKDDYFPGPLAPDKFLDTAGSSMGANMNANVNANGNENHQFVPGPVNPNKLPPVQKVPYATDQPQFVPLNPQQEMGPGFTIATANNGQGVPPDGFNAQLDNSAAVGPPYRGSTLNVPDNVDPNVIVPVNPKKKASASDKPPAGLGGRPKQGQRNPDQEILPEELYHLINLQHPGLVQLEHAPPEGHPGLYDIHQQISGQKHTSNNQIQPGYFVPANGPKKPAKPHIYTQKNENGQTTYHIHTSDIPNSPQQIEELLAHIGQHDPNPGPFQHYPGQPAIPHNVASGATATLPLHIDAHIPHSGLTHLNHPFAAQTPNQSGMEHNAPAGFPLPGAIPGFPVASSLDEVTVQVLEALDENTVRLVFTVPQVLVGLHGRVELRYTNDKTNFDVSTWKSQVFAPPNDLIATPQLEFELGDLKPSTEYKVKITVKLKDLASSPTSKIYSVRTLEKRMEATTLPPQIPIDAELHVTETNSTWINVMWRKFTEYESQFIDGVQLRYKENDAKVYAGTPLIHRAVRNYVIENLRPSTAYEIGILFVPFPGQLTELVNEKTIEVTTSMEPNPYSFDVKVEIKTIKSTGVEVTWTGVPYPEDKYVNIYRAIYQSDSGKEDTSTFKIAKSDLHPKTVISDLKPGTRYRLWLEVYLTNGRIKKSNVQDFVTKPGVLLPATVSQQAGKLASLPLHEGDYYGPLVVVAIVASLAILSTLILLMMLMKRRTSSKADISSRKSTSAYDNPSYKTCEDIVTISNGRNKNTDHEMATINSNVKETV